The Deltaproteobacteria bacterium DNA window CTGGAAAACGTCCGGCTGGTGCGGCAGGAATCCGGTTTACCCCTGGAACAACTCAGATCCCTTTTGCTGCGTCATATTCAAACGGTGCGGGAATTTCAGGCCATACCCCAGATCCTTTTTTCCGAGGGGATATCCGACTCACATCCCCGGCGAAAGGGAGCCGTTTATAAAATGATAACCGAGTATCTCGGACAGGTGGCTGAAATAATCGCCCAGGGACAGCATCTTGGCCAAATCAATCCCGGCCTGGATCCGAAGACAATTTCGGTTATGTTTTTGGGGATCGTTCAACCCCCGGTTGTACTCTGGTA harbors:
- a CDS encoding TetR/AcrR family transcriptional regulator → MRAEKQTSKIRKEQIARAAMSLIAGQGMKGLSVASVARKVGVVPSALYRHFKGKEEILAATVGLLRDLLLENVRLVRQESGLPLEQLRSLLLRHIQTVREFQAIPQILFSEGISDSHPRRKGAVYKMITEYLGQVAEIIAQGQHLGQINPGLDPKTISVMFLGIVQPPVVLWYLSNGQFEVKKQAERAWEIFQKAIQTKNPMAE